One window from the genome of Candidatus Vogelbacteria bacterium encodes:
- a CDS encoding class I tRNA ligase family protein: MAEPEKETKSNVAKREEEILEFWRTNKIFEQTESRPGKAGDFVFYDGPPFANGLPHFGHLLPTSIKDAIPRYQTMKGKRVFRRWGWDCHGLPVENVVEKELGLKVKKDIETLGIDVFNEAARASVLRYASDWKEVIYRMGRWVDMENDYKTMNPTYTESIWWIFKILHDKNLIYQGFKSMQLCPRCETTLSNFEVNQGYKDITDISVTVKFELVDEPGTYLLAWTTTPWTLSGNVALAVNKEVEYVKVVKDGKFYILAKNLVEKNLKSDYEIVEQFNGEKLVGKKYKPVFDHYSKDEKLVNRDNGWQVYGADFVTTEDGTGIVHIAPAFGEDDMKLGQQYNLPFIQHVGTNGEFKLEVTDLAGKQAKPKDDHQATDIEVIKLLAAKEVLFAKEKIVHSYPHCWRCDTPLLNYASSSWFVKVTDFKDKLIANNQQINWIPDHIKDGRFGKWLEGARDWAISRSRFWGAPLPVWKCDSCEKSEVLGSVEDLVSKLPTRGNKFILMRHGEAGGNVRDVISDDPTEVNKLSETGRSQVSKTASGLKDIGITKIFASPFVRTQETAKLVAETIGFPIEDIVTEEKIRELKTGGFNGKPWAEFNAQFKNRNERFFKALPGGETIHEISARMLGAIMDINNSHENETILVVSHGLPLFLAEQYLNFKTIDDLLKIEKWSDLYFKTGEAREAVVRSYPHNKNYELDLHRPYIDEFKWTCSCGGNLIRVSDVFDCWFESGSMPYAQAHYPFGDKNQFDPETNQNFPADFIAEGLDQTRGWFYSLSVLSTALFNKPVFKNVIVNGLILAEDGQKMSKKLKNYPDLHPTIDKYGADALRFYLLGCPSVRAEEFAFSERTLSETSRRVIARLQNVISFYEMYADKDLKIGSEKSDNILDLWITSRLNQVTLEVGKALDNYELDRAVRPIDDFIDDLSNWYIRRSRDRFKSEDIKDRTLVKITTSHVLLVLAKIMAPLTPFIAEDIFQKLKNPEDQISVHLTDWPVATSFDEVVIADMAEARIIVEQGLRLRAEAGIKVRQPLAQLMIKKTLSPAYLVMIAEEVNVKNVSVDETLSEPVQLDTNITSELKEEGLVRDLIRHIQELRKSNGLLPTDIVSVVISTDPDSQILVEKYQTEILRVTNSRSIVFELITGVDSLLIDGRSFSLALR; this comes from the coding sequence ATGGCTGAACCAGAAAAAGAAACAAAAAGTAATGTCGCCAAACGTGAAGAAGAAATTCTGGAGTTTTGGCGTACCAATAAAATTTTTGAACAGACCGAAAGTCGGCCGGGTAAAGCGGGGGATTTTGTTTTTTATGATGGTCCGCCATTTGCCAATGGCTTGCCCCACTTTGGTCACTTATTGCCAACCTCGATTAAAGATGCTATTCCTCGCTATCAAACCATGAAAGGGAAGCGGGTCTTTAGACGCTGGGGTTGGGACTGTCATGGCTTACCGGTTGAGAATGTGGTTGAGAAAGAGTTGGGGTTAAAAGTTAAAAAAGACATTGAGACTTTAGGAATCGATGTTTTTAACGAAGCCGCTCGAGCGAGTGTGCTTCGTTATGCTTCTGATTGGAAAGAGGTTATTTACCGCATGGGTCGCTGGGTGGACATGGAGAATGATTATAAAACTATGAATCCTACTTACACCGAATCAATTTGGTGGATTTTTAAAATTCTCCATGACAAAAATTTGATTTACCAAGGGTTTAAGTCAATGCAATTGTGTCCGCGTTGTGAGACTACTTTATCTAACTTTGAAGTTAATCAGGGCTATAAAGACATTACTGATATCTCAGTGACAGTAAAATTTGAACTAGTTGATGAACCAGGGACCTATTTATTGGCTTGGACAACGACACCTTGGACCTTGTCTGGTAACGTGGCTTTGGCGGTTAACAAAGAAGTTGAATATGTGAAAGTGGTTAAGGATGGTAAATTTTATATTCTCGCCAAAAACTTAGTTGAAAAAAACCTGAAGAGTGATTATGAAATCGTTGAACAATTTAATGGGGAAAAATTGGTTGGTAAAAAATATAAACCAGTATTTGATCATTACTCCAAAGATGAAAAATTAGTCAATCGTGATAACGGTTGGCAAGTTTATGGAGCTGATTTTGTGACAACTGAAGATGGGACAGGGATTGTCCATATTGCACCGGCTTTTGGTGAAGATGATATGAAGTTGGGTCAGCAATACAATCTGCCTTTTATTCAGCATGTGGGCACCAACGGGGAATTCAAACTAGAAGTGACTGATCTGGCTGGTAAACAAGCTAAACCAAAAGACGACCACCAGGCGACTGATATTGAAGTGATTAAACTACTAGCCGCCAAAGAGGTGTTATTTGCCAAAGAAAAAATCGTCCACTCCTATCCTCACTGTTGGCGCTGTGATACACCACTTCTCAACTACGCCTCCTCGTCGTGGTTTGTAAAAGTAACTGATTTTAAAGATAAGCTAATTGCTAATAATCAGCAGATCAACTGGATTCCCGATCATATTAAAGATGGGAGGTTCGGTAAATGGTTAGAAGGGGCTCGCGATTGGGCTATTTCTCGATCCCGTTTTTGGGGAGCACCACTGCCGGTCTGGAAATGTGATTCTTGTGAAAAAAGCGAAGTCCTTGGTTCGGTGGAGGATTTGGTGAGCAAACTTCCAACTCGTGGAAATAAATTTATTTTGATGCGCCATGGTGAAGCTGGTGGTAATGTTCGAGATGTTATTAGTGATGATCCAACTGAAGTTAATAAATTAAGTGAGACTGGTAGGAGTCAGGTATCAAAAACAGCGAGTGGTTTGAAAGATATAGGTATAACTAAAATCTTTGCCTCACCATTTGTGCGGACTCAAGAGACAGCCAAATTGGTGGCGGAGACGATCGGTTTTCCAATCGAGGATATTGTTACTGAAGAGAAAATAAGAGAACTTAAAACCGGGGGCTTTAATGGTAAACCTTGGGCGGAATTTAATGCCCAGTTTAAAAATAGAAATGAACGTTTCTTTAAGGCTTTACCTGGAGGGGAAACTATTCATGAAATATCAGCTCGAATGTTGGGTGCTATCATGGATATTAATAATAGTCATGAAAATGAAACAATCCTGGTTGTTTCTCATGGTTTACCACTGTTCTTGGCGGAACAGTATTTGAATTTCAAAACAATTGACGACTTATTAAAAATAGAAAAATGGAGTGACTTGTATTTCAAAACTGGTGAAGCTAGAGAGGCGGTGGTTAGGTCATATCCTCATAATAAAAATTATGAGTTAGATCTTCATCGCCCATACATTGATGAATTTAAGTGGACCTGTTCATGTGGTGGAAATCTTATTCGAGTATCTGATGTGTTTGACTGCTGGTTTGAGTCTGGATCGATGCCTTACGCCCAAGCGCATTATCCGTTTGGAGATAAAAACCAGTTTGATCCTGAGACTAATCAAAATTTCCCAGCTGATTTTATTGCTGAAGGTTTAGACCAAACTCGAGGCTGGTTTTATTCGCTGTCTGTTTTGTCGACGGCTTTGTTTAATAAACCGGTATTTAAAAATGTGATTGTGAATGGTTTGATTTTGGCGGAAGACGGTCAAAAGATGAGTAAGAAATTGAAAAATTATCCAGACCTTCATCCGACAATTGATAAATATGGGGCTGATGCTTTACGCTTTTATTTATTGGGTTGTCCATCAGTTAGAGCGGAGGAGTTTGCTTTTTCAGAGCGAACTCTGAGTGAGACTAGTCGGCGAGTCATTGCTCGACTGCAAAACGTAATTTCTTTCTATGAAATGTATGCAGATAAAGATCTGAAGATTGGTTCTGAAAAATCTGACAACATTTTAGATCTTTGGATTACCAGCCGACTAAACCAGGTCACTTTAGAGGTGGGTAAAGCGCTGGATAACTATGAATTGGACCGAGCGGTTAGACCAATTGATGACTTTATTGATGACTTGTCCAATTGGTATATTCGTCGTAGTCGAGATCGGTTTAAAAGTGAAGATATAAAAGATCGGACTTTGGTCAAAATAACCACTAGTCACGTCTTACTTGTCTTAGCTAAAATAATGGCCCCGCTTACACCGTTTATAGCTGAAGATATTTTCCAAAAATTAAAAAATCCCGAAGATCAAATTAGTGTCCACCTAACTGACTGGCCTGTGGCCACTTCTTTTGATGAAGTAGTGATTGCTGATATGGCCGAAGCTAGAATTATTGTTGAGCAGGGATTGCGCTTGAGAGCTGAAGCGGGAATTAAAGTTCGCCAACCACTAGCTCAATTGATGATTAAAAAGACATTAAGTCCGGCCTACTTAGTCATGATCGCTGAAGAGGTTAATGTAAAAAATGTTTCGGTTGATGAGACCCTGTCCGAACCTGTCCAGTTGGATACAAATATTACCTCTGAGTTAAAAGAAGAAGGTTTGGTTAGAGATTTGATTCGACATATTCAAGAATTGCGTAAAAGTAATGGTTTATTACCAACTGATATTGTTAGTGTGGTAATTAGTACTGATCCAGACAGTCAGATTTTAGTAGAAAAGTACCAAACCGAAATTTTGCGAGTAACCAACTCTCGATCGATCGTGTTTGAACTGATAACAGGGGTTGATAGTTTATTGATTGATGGTCGATCTTTCTCTTTGGCTTTACGTTAA
- the argS gene encoding arginine--tRNA ligase, which translates to MVTNDINRIIGEALKELGVKRPQVVLEHPGDLSHGDYSTNVALVYGKKLEMSPLEVARAIVAAFNKQPIAGLEKVEIAGFGFINFYLAPSFFGDSLEMIGKNGASYGANNNLKNKKVIVEYTDPNPFKEFHLGHLMSNIIGESISRVIGYSGAELHRACYQGDVGLHIAKAVYGLQHQKFDFWKVKLLGDETTRANFLGRAYSFGAKEYESNPEVKQLIIELNKEIYLRNNNSTNYYYDTGKNWSLDYFNSIYKILGTKFDHFFFESATGDFGQKIVMDSLKKDIFKQSDGAIIFPGEDFGLHTRVFINSEGLPTYEAKELGLAHIKYEDYPYDLSVVITGNEVNDYFKVVLKAMELVFPQLAEKTVHLSHGMLRLPSGKMSSRTGDVITAVSIIEDIKKMVADKIKDRDYDQATKAQVVEAVAVGAIKFSILRQAPGKDVIFDFDKSISFEGDSGPYLQYAYTRAKSILDKANKAGIEKTTKKTVEEIYVLEKLLYRFPEVVERAGKEFSPHYIVTYLLELAASFNNFYAQNKIVDANDLESGYKVALTESFSIVMKNGLYLLGIVAPDKM; encoded by the coding sequence ATGGTAACTAACGATATTAACCGAATTATTGGGGAGGCACTTAAAGAGCTTGGGGTTAAAAGACCTCAGGTAGTCTTAGAACATCCAGGCGACTTATCTCATGGTGACTATTCGACCAATGTTGCCCTGGTTTATGGTAAAAAGCTGGAGATGAGTCCTTTGGAAGTGGCTCGGGCGATTGTGGCGGCCTTCAATAAACAACCAATAGCGGGATTAGAAAAAGTGGAGATTGCTGGTTTTGGCTTTATTAATTTCTACCTAGCTCCTAGTTTTTTTGGTGATAGTCTGGAGATGATTGGTAAAAATGGGGCTAGTTACGGAGCTAACAATAATTTAAAAAATAAAAAAGTAATTGTTGAATATACAGACCCTAATCCGTTTAAAGAATTTCATTTGGGTCACTTGATGTCTAATATTATTGGTGAATCTATTTCTAGGGTTATTGGCTACAGTGGAGCAGAGTTGCACCGAGCTTGTTATCAAGGTGATGTAGGTTTGCATATTGCGAAAGCGGTTTATGGTTTACAACATCAGAAGTTTGATTTTTGGAAAGTTAAATTACTGGGTGACGAAACGACCCGTGCTAACTTTTTGGGTCGCGCTTATAGTTTTGGAGCTAAAGAATATGAATCTAATCCAGAGGTGAAGCAATTAATAATTGAGCTGAATAAAGAAATTTATTTAAGGAATAATAATTCAACTAATTACTATTATGATACCGGTAAAAACTGGAGTCTAGACTACTTTAATTCGATTTACAAAATACTTGGTACTAAGTTTGACCACTTCTTTTTTGAGAGTGCGACCGGGGACTTTGGTCAGAAGATAGTAATGGATTCCCTCAAGAAGGATATTTTTAAACAAAGCGATGGGGCGATTATTTTCCCAGGCGAAGACTTTGGTTTGCATACTCGGGTTTTTATAAACTCAGAAGGTTTGCCAACTTATGAAGCTAAGGAACTTGGTTTAGCTCATATAAAATATGAAGACTATCCTTATGATTTATCGGTTGTGATAACCGGCAATGAGGTCAATGACTACTTCAAAGTAGTTTTAAAGGCTATGGAGTTGGTTTTTCCTCAACTAGCAGAGAAAACGGTTCACTTGTCTCATGGTATGTTGCGATTGCCGTCTGGTAAGATGTCTTCACGGACCGGTGACGTGATTACAGCTGTCTCGATAATTGAAGATATAAAAAAGATGGTAGCTGATAAAATTAAAGATCGTGACTATGATCAGGCGACCAAAGCCCAGGTGGTCGAGGCGGTAGCGGTTGGGGCTATCAAATTCTCCATCTTGCGTCAGGCACCTGGAAAAGACGTGATTTTTGATTTTGACAAATCGATCTCGTTTGAAGGTGATTCTGGTCCTTATTTGCAATACGCTTACACGAGAGCTAAATCTATTTTAGACAAAGCCAATAAGGCTGGTATTGAAAAAACAACCAAGAAAACAGTGGAGGAAATTTATGTGTTAGAAAAGTTACTTTATCGTTTTCCAGAAGTGGTGGAACGAGCCGGCAAAGAATTCTCTCCACACTATATTGTGACCTATTTGTTAGAACTGGCTGCTAGCTTCAATAACTTTTACGCTCAAAATAAAATCGTTGACGCTAATGATTTGGAGTCGGGTTATAAAGTAGCTTTGACTGAAAGTTTCTCGATTGTGATGAAGAATGGTCTGTACTTGCTCGGAATAGTAGCACCCGATAAGATGTAA
- the rplK gene encoding 50S ribosomal protein L11 — protein sequence MAKKIVKQVKLQIPAGKANPAPPVGPVLGQAGVNIGDFVQKFNAATAEMVGDVIPVIISVYEDRSYDFVLKTPPVANLIMRAIGVEKGSGKPNTSKIGKITKAKIKEIAERKMPDLNAASLETAIKTVMGTARSMGVDVID from the coding sequence ATGGCAAAAAAGATTGTAAAACAAGTTAAATTACAGATTCCGGCCGGTAAAGCTAATCCAGCACCACCAGTTGGTCCAGTTCTCGGTCAAGCCGGGGTTAACATTGGCGACTTCGTTCAGAAGTTTAACGCAGCTACTGCTGAAATGGTGGGAGACGTTATCCCGGTTATTATCTCAGTTTACGAAGATCGTAGTTATGATTTTGTGCTTAAAACTCCACCGGTAGCGAACTTGATTATGCGAGCGATTGGGGTAGAGAAAGGTTCTGGTAAGCCAAATACTAGTAAGATTGGTAAAATCACTAAAGCTAAAATTAAGGAAATTGCTGAACGAAAGATGCCTGATCTGAACGCTGCTTCATTAGAAACAGCTATCAAGACTGTTATGGGGACCGCTCGGTCAATGGGTGTAGATGTGATTGATTAA
- a CDS encoding DUF378 domain-containing protein — translation MKNKCNLALVGWILLAIGGLNWGLVGISYFVERNLNLVNLLFGKIPTLEATVYIVVGLAAIASFLHCKCKKCQNCSCSDSNCNHCKVQ, via the coding sequence ATGAAAAATAAATGTAACCTCGCTTTAGTTGGTTGGATTTTGTTAGCTATCGGTGGTCTAAACTGGGGCTTAGTTGGTATTAGTTATTTTGTTGAACGAAATTTAAATTTAGTAAACTTGCTGTTTGGCAAAATACCGACCCTAGAAGCAACTGTTTATATTGTCGTTGGTCTAGCTGCTATCGCTTCATTCCTACATTGTAAATGTAAAAAATGTCAGAATTGTTCTTGCTCTGACTCGAACTGCAATCACTGTAAAGTTCAGTAA
- the dut gene encoding dUTP diphosphatase yields MNLKIKKLNPEAKLPSYAHPGDVGLDLFSLERYELQPGERRIFFLGFALEFPNGFAVLVKDKGSLPKNGGIHTMGGVYDAGYRGEYNVNLINLGQEPYVIEKGDKIAQLVVMPVEIATLEEVEEMSESSRGDGRFGSTGRA; encoded by the coding sequence ATGAATTTAAAAATCAAGAAACTTAACCCAGAAGCTAAATTGCCTTCTTATGCTCATCCTGGCGATGTTGGTTTAGATTTATTTTCCCTTGAAAGATATGAATTACAGCCTGGAGAAAGAAGAATATTTTTTCTTGGTTTTGCTTTGGAGTTTCCAAATGGCTTTGCGGTCCTAGTTAAAGATAAAGGAAGTTTGCCAAAAAATGGCGGTATTCATACCATGGGTGGAGTTTATGACGCAGGCTATCGAGGGGAGTACAATGTTAATTTAATTAACTTAGGTCAAGAGCCTTATGTGATTGAGAAAGGAGATAAAATTGCTCAACTGGTTGTTATGCCGGTTGAGATTGCCACCCTGGAAGAGGTTGAGGAAATGTCAGAATCGAGTCGGGGAGATGGACGGTTTGGTAGTACAGGGAGAGCTTAA
- a CDS encoding FAD-dependent thymidylate synthase — translation MKTFVYDEFNPEDIAMMQALYSRSAESVVEHAEKVKKTGSGKFMEKFYVGYGHASIADCGSTTVFIEGVSMLVAKAVQDWPLYSGQETSSRYIDFAQQEIVDPLGTPESKKIIQNWIDFYSKSKEPLIAYLQKRYPRRPEEDENVYLKAITARSFDILRSFLPAGSTTQLSWHTNLRQAADKLALMRYNPLPEVRAVAESIHQALSEKYPNSFSHKNYEGQENYRQYLVENFTFYNPKVCNPNFIYSTTIDASSLSQYKEILAKRPIKTNLPHFLTELGTITFEFLMDFGSFRDIQRHRNGVCRMPLLTPQCGFNDWYLNQLPDDLMLEALTLIKNQTEAIQSLSATDEIKQYYVAMGFNTPCKVTYGLPATVYTVELRSGKLVHPTLRKIAHQMHYGLKTLFPDLVLYSDLELDSWDVRRGLSDIKEK, via the coding sequence ATGAAAACTTTTGTCTACGATGAATTTAATCCAGAAGATATTGCGATGATGCAAGCGTTATACTCTCGGAGTGCTGAGAGTGTGGTGGAACATGCGGAGAAGGTTAAGAAAACGGGTTCAGGTAAGTTTATGGAGAAATTTTATGTTGGCTATGGTCATGCCAGTATTGCGGATTGCGGTAGTACGACGGTTTTTATTGAAGGAGTAAGTATGTTGGTGGCAAAAGCTGTTCAAGACTGGCCTCTTTACTCTGGCCAAGAAACTAGTTCTCGCTATATTGATTTTGCTCAACAAGAAATAGTTGATCCTCTAGGTACACCAGAATCTAAAAAAATTATTCAGAATTGGATAGATTTTTATAGTAAGAGTAAAGAGCCGTTGATTGCTTACTTACAAAAACGCTATCCGCGTCGGCCAGAAGAAGATGAAAATGTGTATTTGAAAGCTATTACTGCTCGTTCTTTTGATATCTTGCGTTCGTTTTTACCAGCAGGATCAACAACTCAATTGTCATGGCATACCAACTTACGTCAGGCGGCCGATAAACTAGCTTTAATGCGTTATAATCCATTACCGGAAGTTAGGGCGGTGGCCGAGAGTATTCACCAGGCTTTATCTGAAAAATACCCAAACAGTTTCTCGCACAAGAATTATGAAGGGCAGGAAAATTATCGTCAGTATTTAGTTGAAAATTTTACTTTTTATAATCCTAAAGTTTGTAATCCTAATTTTATTTATTCAACCACTATTGATGCTTCCAGCTTGAGTCAATACAAAGAGATATTGGCTAAACGGCCAATCAAAACTAACCTGCCTCATTTTTTGACGGAATTAGGAACTATTACTTTTGAATTTTTGATGGACTTTGGTTCGTTCAGAGACATTCAACGCCATCGTAATGGTGTTTGCCGGATGCCGCTATTGACCCCGCAGTGTGGTTTTAATGATTGGTACTTAAATCAGTTACCGGATGACTTAATGTTAGAGGCTTTGACTTTAATTAAAAATCAGACAGAAGCGATTCAGTCTTTGTCGGCTACTGATGAGATAAAACAATATTACGTGGCGATGGGTTTCAATACGCCATGTAAAGTTACTTATGGCTTGCCGGCGACCGTTTATACAGTAGAGTTGCGATCAGGTAAACTGGTTCACCCAACTCTAAGAAAAATTGCTCACCAAATGCATTATGGATTGAAAACCCTGTTTCCTGATCTAGTTTTGTATTCAGATTTAGAATTGGATAGTTGGGATGTTCGTCGAGGTTTAAGTGATATTAAAGAAAAATAA
- a CDS encoding thymidylate kinase yields the protein MIKQGIFIVIDGTDGSGKGTQTALIIERLATEGRKVKMVDFPQYGNGSAWFVEKYLRGEYGSADEVGPYKASLFYALDRFDKATEIRQWLAEGWVVIANRYVSSNIGHQAGKIADPVERQKFLTWLLDLEFGMLNIPKPDAVIILFMPPAVGQKLVDQKSAREYTQGKKRDIHEADLQHLEKASQAYLEVAKQYGWTVIDCADGDRPKPIPDIHEQISIVIKKLLS from the coding sequence ATGATTAAGCAAGGTATTTTTATTGTCATTGATGGTACGGATGGCTCAGGTAAGGGGACCCAGACAGCTTTAATCATCGAACGTCTGGCAACTGAGGGGCGGAAAGTGAAAATGGTTGATTTTCCTCAATATGGTAATGGCAGTGCTTGGTTTGTTGAAAAATATTTACGCGGTGAATATGGATCAGCGGATGAAGTTGGACCTTATAAGGCCTCATTGTTTTATGCTTTAGATCGCTTTGATAAAGCGACCGAGATCAGACAGTGGTTGGCTGAAGGGTGGGTGGTGATCGCTAATCGTTATGTCTCCTCTAATATTGGGCATCAGGCTGGTAAAATTGCCGATCCGGTTGAGCGTCAAAAATTCCTGACCTGGTTATTAGATTTAGAGTTTGGAATGCTTAATATTCCAAAACCAGATGCGGTGATTATTTTGTTTATGCCACCAGCTGTAGGTCAAAAATTAGTCGATCAGAAGTCGGCTAGAGAGTACACTCAAGGTAAAAAAAGAGATATTCATGAAGCCGATCTCCAGCACTTAGAAAAAGCCTCACAAGCTTATTTAGAGGTCGCCAAACAATATGGTTGGACTGTAATTGATTGCGCTGATGGGGATAGGCCTAAACCTATACCAGATATTCATGAACAGATTTCAATTGTGATTAAAAAATTACTTAGTTAA
- the nusG gene encoding transcription termination/antitermination protein NusG, whose amino-acid sequence MAKQELDQGRNWYAIHTYSGYENAVARNLKQRIESLGMEDKIFNVLVPSENKVKIKGGKRVTIEEKIYPGYVLVDMIVTDDSWYVVRNTPRVTGFIGAGTVPVPLEKKEVDELFRRMGDDSAKHAIDLVVGESITIVDGPFKEFEGKVSEIDNERGKVRVLVSMFGRETPVELDFLQVKKI is encoded by the coding sequence ATGGCTAAACAAGAATTAGATCAAGGACGTAATTGGTATGCTATTCATACTTATTCAGGTTATGAGAATGCTGTAGCTCGGAATTTGAAACAACGTATTGAATCTTTAGGGATGGAAGATAAGATTTTTAATGTTTTAGTTCCTAGTGAAAACAAAGTTAAAATTAAAGGTGGCAAGAGAGTGACCATTGAAGAGAAAATTTATCCTGGTTATGTTTTGGTAGATATGATTGTTACTGATGATTCTTGGTATGTGGTTCGAAATACACCTCGAGTAACTGGTTTTATTGGAGCGGGAACTGTGCCGGTACCACTAGAAAAGAAAGAGGTTGATGAGCTATTCCGTCGAATGGGTGACGATTCAGCTAAGCACGCTATTGATCTAGTGGTTGGGGAATCTATCACTATTGTGGATGGTCCGTTTAAAGAGTTTGAAGGAAAGGTTAGTGAGATCGACAATGAAAGAGGTAAGGTCAGGGTATTGGTGTCTATGTTTGGACGCGAAACTCCAGTCGAACTAGACTTCTTGCAGGTTAAGAAGATTTAA
- a CDS encoding serine hydroxymethyltransferase, whose product MKDKQITKLIDIEKKRQKKVVNLIASENYVSADVLKALGSELTNKYAEGYSGLRYYGGNEIVDQIENICKDRALKLFKLSAKKWHVNVQALSGSPANLAVYLGLVPLGGKIMGMSLDHGGHLTHGYKVSMTGKAWVQVPYGVSKETEVIDYEELKKIAIKEKPTIIVAGFTAYPRNINWKKFREIADAGESLLMVDMSHIAGLVAGGVYPSPFPYADVVTTTTHKTLRGPRSALIFSLIDDRDLYKKIDKAVFPGLQGGPHLNQIAAVAVTLLEAQSEAYKKYAKQVVKNAKALGEALKKKGWRLISGGTDSHLLLVDTWLDGKGVGGKAASEALEKVGIIVNKNTIPFDSRSPVDPSGIRLGTAAETTRGKKESDMVKIADRIDRVIKKLIN is encoded by the coding sequence ATGAAAGATAAACAAATCACTAAATTAATAGACATAGAAAAAAAACGTCAGAAGAAAGTAGTTAATTTAATTGCGTCAGAGAATTATGTTTCAGCTGACGTGCTTAAAGCCTTGGGTTCGGAGTTAACTAATAAGTATGCTGAGGGATATTCTGGGTTGCGTTATTATGGAGGCAATGAAATTGTGGATCAGATTGAAAATATCTGTAAGGATCGAGCTCTTAAGTTATTTAAATTAAGTGCTAAAAAATGGCATGTTAACGTTCAAGCTTTGTCTGGCTCTCCAGCGAACTTGGCGGTCTACCTTGGTTTGGTGCCACTGGGCGGTAAAATAATGGGGATGTCGCTTGACCATGGAGGACACTTAACTCATGGCTATAAGGTATCAATGACAGGTAAGGCTTGGGTTCAGGTGCCGTATGGTGTATCTAAGGAAACGGAAGTTATTGATTATGAAGAATTAAAGAAAATAGCAATCAAAGAAAAGCCGACAATTATCGTAGCTGGTTTTACTGCTTATCCACGAAATATCAATTGGAAAAAATTTAGAGAGATAGCTGATGCTGGAGAATCTTTGCTGATGGTGGATATGTCTCATATTGCTGGTTTGGTAGCTGGTGGAGTTTATCCAAGTCCTTTTCCGTATGCTGATGTGGTCACTACGACCACGCACAAGACCTTGCGAGGTCCACGGAGTGCCCTGATCTTTTCTCTGATTGATGACCGGGATTTATATAAAAAAATAGATAAAGCGGTATTTCCAGGCTTACAAGGTGGACCACACCTGAATCAGATAGCAGCTGTGGCTGTTACTTTGCTTGAAGCTCAAAGTGAGGCCTATAAAAAATATGCTAAACAAGTAGTGAAAAATGCTAAAGCTCTAGGTGAAGCTCTTAAGAAAAAGGGCTGGCGATTAATTTCTGGTGGAACTGATAGTCATCTACTTTTGGTTGACACTTGGTTGGACGGTAAAGGGGTGGGCGGAAAAGCGGCGAGTGAAGCTCTAGAGAAGGTGGGGATTATTGTTAATAAAAATACCATTCCATTTGATAGTCGCTCGCCAGTAGATCCTTCAGGTATTCGTCTAGGTACGGCAGCTGAAACTACTAGAGGTAAAAAAGAATCAGATATGGTCAAAATAGCTGATCGAATAGACCGGGTAATTAAAAAACTGATTAATTAG
- a CDS encoding cytidine/deoxycytidylate deaminase family protein, which translates to MTEDKQVKESYRRPSWDEYFMSIAELVGSRATCDRGRSGCVIVRDKRILTTGYVGAPAGVAHCDEVGHELSTVLNDDGTQSLHCVRTTHAEQNAIAQAARVGVSLDGATVYCHMTPCYICAKIVINAGIKRVVALKDYHRGGRSKEIFKDAGVEYELLNNELEVYDNMK; encoded by the coding sequence ATGACTGAAGATAAACAGGTCAAAGAGTCTTATCGTCGCCCGTCTTGGGACGAATATTTTATGAGTATTGCTGAGTTGGTTGGCAGTCGAGCGACTTGTGATCGAGGTCGGTCTGGCTGTGTAATTGTAAGAGACAAACGAATTTTAACGACTGGTTATGTGGGTGCTCCAGCTGGGGTGGCTCATTGTGATGAAGTTGGTCATGAGCTGAGTACGGTTTTAAACGATGATGGTACCCAGTCATTGCATTGTGTGCGGACAACTCACGCCGAACAAAACGCGATCGCTCAAGCGGCTCGAGTCGGAGTTAGTTTGGATGGGGCGACGGTTTATTGTCACATGACCCCTTGTTATATTTGTGCCAAGATCGTGATCAATGCTGGAATTAAGCGAGTAGTAGCTTTGAAGGATTATCATCGTGGCGGTCGGAGTAAAGAAATTTTTAAAGACGCTGGTGTGGAGTATGAGCTTTTGAATAATGAATTAGAAGTTTACGATAATATGAAATAA